Proteins from a genomic interval of Pseudomonas paeninsulae:
- a CDS encoding Hpt domain-containing protein yields MSDIHLDSAVLAALQEVMEDEYPVLLDTYLADSEERLRLLRQAMREADAQGLRMAAHSFKGSCSNMGAPMLTSLCRELEEVGRRELLAEAPELIEQVEREFAIVRILFKSERQRYRI; encoded by the coding sequence ATGTCAGATATTCATCTCGATAGCGCCGTACTGGCTGCGTTGCAGGAGGTCATGGAGGATGAGTATCCGGTGTTGCTGGATACTTATCTGGCGGATTCCGAAGAGCGTCTGCGCTTGTTGCGTCAGGCCATGCGTGAGGCTGACGCGCAGGGCTTGCGCATGGCGGCGCACAGCTTCAAAGGCAGTTGCAGCAACATGGGCGCGCCCATGCTTACCAGCTTGTGCAGGGAGCTGGAAGAGGTTGGTCGGCGCGAGTTACTGGCCGAAGCGCCTGAGCTGATCGAGCAGGTCGAACGTGAATTTGCCATCGTGCGTATTTTGTTCAAGTCCGAGCGCCAGCGTTATCGGATATGA
- a CDS encoding flagellar hook-length control protein FliK, which translates to MAVAPDPLLRSAPQIKPKASAGKAPEKPAEPRKSEASSFAQVYAKERQAKAAERSDASAKPHRPAKSETQDTQSPQAPEAASVAQQPEFADSGKLLPSDAGVDDPTLDPLLALGTLAQQPADSEAEDLGLDLELAGEPQPMMTTALPDAWPTRLPAANADPELDALDQPPAVRMALELGAKAKAAVAEQSAPGSVATQTAQSAGQSFASAIAAMSSEQAEPEADLASLELTAEGLQALKESAADTRPENFVARLGALSQAVAQQTTQAPRTGLMAGQPVPMHQAGWSEAVVDRVMLLSSQNLKSADIQLDPAELGRLEVRISVNQEQTQVTFASANAGVREALEGQMHRLREMFAQQGMNLLDVNVSDQSLNRGWQGQGGDGRGRGEAGNERLGGADEAHAALDVELKSSLPDSGRGMVDYYA; encoded by the coding sequence ATGGCCGTCGCCCCCGATCCGCTCCTCCGGTCGGCACCGCAAATAAAGCCGAAAGCTTCTGCGGGCAAAGCCCCGGAGAAACCGGCCGAGCCCCGCAAGAGCGAGGCTTCCAGTTTTGCCCAGGTGTATGCCAAGGAGCGCCAGGCGAAAGCAGCAGAGCGCAGCGATGCGTCTGCCAAGCCCCATCGCCCAGCCAAATCCGAGACGCAGGATACGCAGAGCCCGCAAGCCCCAGAGGCTGCGTCTGTCGCTCAGCAGCCGGAGTTTGCCGATAGCGGCAAGCTTTTGCCGAGCGATGCAGGCGTGGATGATCCTACCCTCGATCCATTGCTGGCGCTGGGCACACTCGCTCAGCAGCCAGCCGATAGCGAAGCGGAAGACCTCGGGCTCGACCTCGAACTTGCCGGTGAGCCGCAGCCGATGATGACGACTGCTCTGCCGGATGCCTGGCCTACCCGGTTGCCGGCGGCGAACGCCGATCCCGAACTGGATGCGCTGGATCAACCGCCGGCCGTGCGTATGGCTCTTGAGTTGGGTGCTAAAGCCAAGGCCGCAGTGGCCGAGCAGAGCGCGCCCGGCAGTGTGGCTACGCAAACGGCGCAGAGCGCCGGGCAAAGCTTTGCCAGTGCCATCGCGGCCATGAGCTCCGAGCAGGCAGAACCAGAGGCCGATCTGGCGTCGCTCGAGCTTACTGCCGAGGGATTGCAGGCGCTCAAAGAGAGCGCCGCCGACACTCGGCCGGAGAACTTCGTGGCCAGGCTCGGTGCGCTGAGTCAGGCGGTTGCTCAGCAGACCACGCAAGCTCCCCGCACCGGACTGATGGCCGGCCAGCCGGTACCCATGCATCAGGCCGGTTGGAGCGAGGCGGTAGTGGATCGGGTGATGTTGCTCTCCAGCCAGAACCTCAAGTCCGCCGATATTCAGCTCGATCCGGCCGAACTGGGACGCCTGGAAGTGCGCATCAGCGTGAATCAGGAGCAGACCCAGGTGACCTTCGCCAGCGCCAATGCCGGGGTCCGTGAGGCCCTAGAAGGGCAGATGCACCGTTTGCGTGAGATGTTCGCCCAGCAAGGCATGAACCTGCTCGACGTGAACGTTTCCGATCAGTCGCTCAACCGCGGTTGGCAGGGGCAGGGCGGCGATGGCAGAGGGCGTGGCGAGGCGGGTAATGAGCGGCTGGGTGGTGCTGACGAGGCCCATGCGGCCCTTGACGTGGAACTCAAAAGCAGCCTGCCCGACAGTGGGCGTGGCATGGTCGATTACTACGCTTGA
- the fliL gene encoding flagellar basal body-associated protein FliL, which translates to MAKKDAEQDSVSAEAKPAGKLKLIIMIVVPLLLAVGLSVGGTWFFLNKGAAKSDVEAESAEPAVPVKQVAIYEELLPAFVVNFTHNGRARYMQVSIALLVRDQAALDALKVHMPVLRNRLVMLFSNQDFESLITPVGKEMLRQQATASVQELAQKETGKLTVEQVLFTNLVLQ; encoded by the coding sequence ATGGCTAAGAAAGACGCGGAGCAAGACTCGGTAAGCGCCGAGGCGAAACCGGCCGGTAAGTTGAAGCTCATCATCATGATTGTCGTGCCCTTGCTCCTGGCTGTGGGATTGTCGGTGGGCGGCACCTGGTTTTTCCTCAACAAGGGTGCGGCCAAGAGTGACGTCGAGGCTGAGTCCGCAGAGCCTGCGGTGCCCGTCAAGCAAGTGGCGATCTACGAAGAATTGCTGCCGGCGTTCGTGGTCAACTTCACCCATAACGGTCGGGCGCGCTACATGCAGGTTAGTATTGCCTTGCTGGTGCGTGACCAGGCAGCGCTCGATGCGCTCAAGGTGCATATGCCGGTGCTGCGCAACCGTCTGGTGATGTTGTTCTCCAACCAGGACTTCGAGTCGTTGATCACGCCGGTGGGCAAGGAAATGCTGCGCCAGCAGGCTACGGCCAGCGTGCAGGAGTTGGCGCAGAAGGAGACGGGCAAATTGACCGTCGAGCAAGTGCTGTTCACCAACCTAGTGCTGCAATAG
- the fliM gene encoding flagellar motor switch protein FliM: MAVQDLLSQDEIDALLHGVDDGLVDAEDEVEPGSVKQYDLTSQDRIVRGRMPTLEMINERFARYTRISMFNLLRRSADVAVGGVQVMKFGEYVHSLYVPTSLNLVKMKPLRGTGLFILDAKLVFKLVDNFFGGDGRHAKIEGREFTPTELRVVRMVLDQAFIDLKEAWQAVMDINFEYVNSEVNPALANIVSPSEVIVVSTFHIELDGGGGDLHITMPYSMIEPIREMLDAGFQSDVDDQDERWIKSLREDILDVSVPLGATIAKRQLRLRDILHMQPGDVIPVDIPDNVILRANGVPTFKVKLGAHKGNLALQVLEPIGRQR, encoded by the coding sequence ATGGCTGTGCAAGACCTGCTGTCCCAGGATGAAATCGATGCGCTGCTGCACGGCGTCGATGACGGGCTGGTCGATGCCGAGGACGAAGTCGAGCCGGGAAGCGTCAAACAATATGACCTGACCAGCCAGGACCGCATCGTCCGTGGGCGCATGCCGACCCTGGAAATGATCAACGAGCGCTTTGCCCGCTACACCCGCATCAGCATGTTCAATCTGCTGCGTCGTTCGGCGGATGTGGCGGTGGGTGGGGTGCAGGTGATGAAGTTCGGCGAGTACGTGCATTCGCTGTACGTGCCGACCAGCCTCAATCTGGTGAAGATGAAGCCGTTGCGTGGCACCGGTCTGTTCATCCTCGATGCCAAGCTAGTGTTCAAACTGGTCGACAATTTTTTCGGTGGCGATGGCCGTCATGCCAAGATCGAGGGGCGCGAATTCACCCCCACCGAGCTGCGCGTGGTGCGCATGGTGCTCGACCAGGCGTTTATCGACCTCAAGGAAGCCTGGCAAGCGGTCATGGATATCAACTTCGAGTACGTCAACTCGGAGGTCAATCCGGCCCTGGCCAACATCGTCAGCCCCAGCGAAGTGATTGTGGTGTCGACCTTTCATATCGAACTGGACGGCGGTGGCGGCGACCTGCACATCACCATGCCCTATTCGATGATCGAACCGATCCGCGAGATGCTCGATGCCGGTTTCCAGTCCGACGTCGACGATCAGGACGAGCGCTGGATCAAGTCCCTGCGCGAAGACATTCTCGACGTCAGCGTGCCGCTCGGCGCCACGATAGCCAAGCGCCAACTGAGGCTGCGCGACATCCTGCACATGCAGCCGGGCGATGTGATCCCGGTGGATATACCCGATAACGTAATCCTGCGCGCCAATGGCGTACCGACCTTCAAGGTCAAGCTTGGCGCACACAAAGGCAACCTGGCGCTGCAAGTGCTAGAGCCCATCGGCCGCCAGCGCTGA
- the fliN gene encoding flagellar motor switch protein FliN — protein sequence MADENENTSPEEQALADEWAAALSESGDDANQDDIDAMLAVGGAAAPAPPRAPMEEFGSVPKGNLSVSLDGPNLDVILDIPVSISMEVGNTDITIRNLLQLNQGSVIELDRLAGEPLDVLVNGTLIAHGEVVVVNEKFGIRLTDVISPSERIKKLR from the coding sequence ATGGCAGACGAAAATGAAAACACCTCCCCCGAGGAGCAGGCGCTGGCCGACGAGTGGGCAGCCGCCTTGTCCGAGTCCGGCGACGACGCCAATCAGGATGATATCGATGCCATGCTCGCCGTCGGTGGAGCGGCTGCGCCGGCTCCGCCACGTGCACCCATGGAAGAATTCGGCAGCGTGCCCAAGGGTAATCTGTCCGTCAGCCTGGATGGGCCGAATCTCGATGTGATCCTCGATATTCCGGTGTCGATCTCCATGGAAGTCGGCAACACCGATATCACCATTCGCAACCTGTTGCAGCTCAACCAGGGTTCGGTGATCGAACTCGATCGTCTCGCTGGCGAGCCGTTGGACGTGCTGGTCAACGGCACCCTGATTGCTCATGGCGAAGTGGTGGTGGTCAACGAGAAGTTCGGCATCCGCCTGACCGACGTGATCAGCCCCAGCGAACGGATCAAGAAACTGCGTTAA
- the fliO gene encoding flagellar biosynthetic protein FliO, with protein sequence MYRLSGVTLLLPFTALAAEPAAQATIPMAGSGITGQLLQLLLGLLLVIGLIFLLAWLMRRVQQLGPRGGQVIKIVASQALGPRDRLVLVQVGGEQLLLGLTPGRIAPLHVLKEPVHLPDGEPASTEFAQRLMELLGKDQKDKS encoded by the coding sequence ATGTACAGACTTTCAGGCGTTACCTTGCTCCTGCCGTTCACCGCTCTGGCCGCCGAGCCGGCAGCGCAAGCGACCATACCCATGGCCGGCAGCGGCATCACCGGGCAGCTGCTGCAGTTGTTGCTTGGCCTGTTGCTGGTGATTGGCCTGATTTTTCTGCTGGCCTGGTTAATGCGCCGGGTGCAGCAGCTAGGCCCGCGCGGCGGCCAGGTGATCAAGATAGTCGCCAGTCAGGCGCTCGGTCCGCGCGATCGACTGGTGCTGGTGCAGGTGGGCGGCGAACAGCTACTTCTCGGCCTGACGCCGGGACGCATCGCGCCCTTGCATGTGCTGAAAGAGCCGGTGCACTTGCCTGACGGCGAGCCGGCCTCGACCGAGTTCGCCCAGCGCCTGATGGAGCTGTTGGGCAAGGACCAGAAGGACAAGTCTTGA
- the fliP gene encoding flagellar type III secretion system pore protein FliP (The bacterial flagellar biogenesis protein FliP forms a type III secretion system (T3SS)-type pore required for flagellar assembly.) — MSALRLLLVLLFTLVAPVVFAADNPLSISAITLSTDAAGQQEYSVSLQILLIMTALSFIPAFLMLMTSFTRIIIVFSILRQALGLQQTPSNQILVGLALFLTLFIMAPVFEQINNDALQPYLNEQLPAQEAIAKAEVPIKDFMLAQTRESDLELFMRLSKRTDIASPEDAPLVILVPAFVTSELKTAFQIGFMIFIPFLVIDLVVASILMAMGMMMLSPLIISLPFKIMLFVLIDGWALIMGTLAASFGGI, encoded by the coding sequence ATGAGCGCGTTGCGCCTGCTGTTGGTTCTGCTGTTCACCCTGGTCGCGCCCGTGGTGTTTGCCGCCGACAATCCGCTGTCGATTTCGGCGATTACCCTGAGCACCGACGCCGCAGGCCAGCAGGAGTACTCGGTCAGCCTGCAGATCCTGTTGATCATGACGGCGCTGAGTTTCATTCCGGCCTTCCTGATGCTGATGACCAGTTTCACTCGCATCATTATCGTCTTCTCGATCCTGCGTCAGGCCCTGGGCCTGCAGCAGACGCCGTCCAACCAGATTCTCGTCGGCCTGGCGCTGTTCCTGACCCTGTTCATCATGGCGCCGGTGTTCGAGCAGATTAATAACGATGCCTTGCAGCCTTATCTCAACGAGCAATTGCCCGCCCAGGAAGCGATTGCCAAGGCCGAGGTGCCAATCAAGGACTTCATGCTGGCGCAGACCCGCGAAAGCGATCTGGAGCTGTTCATGCGCCTGTCCAAACGTACCGATATCGCCAGCCCGGAAGATGCGCCGCTGGTTATCCTGGTGCCGGCGTTCGTGACCTCCGAACTGAAAACGGCGTTCCAGATCGGCTTCATGATCTTCATCCCGTTCCTGGTGATCGATCTGGTGGTGGCCAGTATCCTCATGGCCATGGGTATGATGATGCTCTCGCCGCTGATTATTTCCCTGCCGTTCAAGATCATGCTGTTCGTCTTGATCGATGGCTGGGCGTTGATCATGGGCACCCTCGCCGCCAGCTTCGGAGGGATCTAG
- the fliQ gene encoding flagellar biosynthesis protein FliQ: protein MTPEVAVDLFREALWLTATIVAIVVVPSLLVGLMVAMFQAATQINEQTLSFLPRLLVILVTLIVAGPWLAQRMIEYMQNLIMNIPLLIG from the coding sequence ATGACGCCCGAGGTCGCCGTCGACCTGTTTCGCGAGGCGCTGTGGTTGACCGCCACCATAGTCGCGATCGTCGTCGTGCCCAGCCTGCTGGTCGGCTTGATGGTCGCGATGTTCCAGGCCGCCACCCAGATCAACGAACAGACCCTGAGCTTTCTGCCACGCCTGCTGGTGATTCTGGTCACCCTGATCGTCGCCGGACCCTGGCTGGCCCAGCGGATGATCGAGTACATGCAGAACTTGATCATGAATATTCCACTGTTGATCGGCTGA
- the fliR gene encoding flagellar biosynthetic protein FliR: MLELSDAQIGGWVGSFLLPLFRIAALLMVMPIIGTQLVPMRVRLYLALAICLVLMPNLPPMPQVEALSLPTFILIAQEVLIGVMLGFILQLFFHAFVIAGQIVATQMGLGFASMVDPANGISVAVIGQFLLMLVTLLFLAMNGHLVVFEVLAESFVTLPVGGGFLVEHYWELANKLGWVIGAALILVLPAITALLVVNLAFGVMTRAAPQLNIFSIGFPLTLVMGLVILWIGMADILAQYQVFASEALQLLREMARAS, translated from the coding sequence ATGTTGGAACTGAGCGATGCGCAGATCGGCGGCTGGGTGGGTTCTTTCCTGCTGCCGCTGTTTCGTATCGCGGCGCTGTTGATGGTGATGCCGATCATTGGCACGCAACTGGTGCCGATGCGCGTGCGTCTGTATCTGGCGCTGGCGATTTGCCTGGTGTTGATGCCCAATCTGCCGCCGATGCCGCAAGTCGAGGCACTAAGCCTGCCGACATTTATTCTGATCGCCCAGGAGGTGCTGATCGGGGTGATGTTGGGTTTTATCCTGCAGTTATTCTTCCATGCCTTCGTCATCGCCGGGCAGATCGTGGCAACGCAGATGGGCCTGGGTTTTGCCTCCATGGTCGATCCGGCCAACGGCATCTCGGTGGCGGTGATCGGTCAATTTCTGCTAATGCTGGTGACCTTGCTGTTTCTCGCCATGAACGGCCACCTGGTGGTGTTCGAGGTGTTGGCCGAGAGTTTCGTCACCCTGCCGGTTGGCGGCGGTTTCCTGGTCGAACACTACTGGGAACTGGCCAATAAACTGGGCTGGGTAATAGGCGCGGCGCTGATCCTGGTGTTGCCGGCGATCACCGCGCTGCTGGTGGTCAACCTGGCCTTCGGGGTGATGACCCGCGCCGCCCCGCAGCTGAATATTTTCTCCATCGGTTTTCCGCTGACCCTGGTCATGGGGTTGGTGATTCTCTGGATTGGCATGGCCGATATTCTCGCGCAGTACCAGGTGTTCGCCAGCGAAGCCCTGCAACTGTTGCGTGAAATGGCGCGAGCGAGTTAG
- the flhB gene encoding flagellar biosynthesis protein FlhB has protein sequence MAESESGADKSEDPTEKRLRESREKGQIARSRELNTLAIMLAGTGGLLAFGGSLGSALISIMSSNFSLPREVIMDERSMAIGLLASGKVAVDAVLPLFLALLIASIVGPISLGGWLFSAKAMAPKVSRMDPLAGLKRMFSAKALVELLKALAKFTLVLSVALAVLSAKVDDLLAIAHEPLESAIMHAAQVVGWSALWMACGLVLIAAVDVPFQLWDNKQKMMMTKQEVRDEYKDSEGKPEVKQRIRQLQREMTERRMMQAVPQADVVITNPTHFAVALKYDPAKGNAPVLLAKGGDFTALKIREIAQEHKIMLLESPALTRAVFYSTELDQEIPAGLYLAVAQVLAYVYQIRQYQAGKGKRPAPLPDLPIPTDLRRDE, from the coding sequence ATGGCCGAATCGGAAAGCGGTGCCGATAAAAGCGAGGACCCCACGGAGAAACGCCTTCGTGAATCCCGTGAGAAAGGTCAGATTGCTCGCTCCCGCGAGCTCAATACCCTGGCGATCATGCTGGCCGGGACTGGCGGCTTGCTGGCTTTTGGCGGCAGCCTGGGCAGCGCCTTGATATCAATTATGAGCAGTAATTTCTCCCTGCCGCGCGAGGTGATCATGGATGAGCGCTCCATGGCGATCGGGCTGCTGGCCTCGGGAAAAGTTGCCGTGGACGCCGTGCTGCCATTGTTTTTAGCATTGCTGATCGCCTCGATTGTCGGCCCGATTTCCTTGGGTGGCTGGTTGTTCTCGGCCAAGGCGATGGCGCCCAAGGTCAGCCGGATGGATCCGCTGGCGGGGCTCAAGCGGATGTTTTCGGCCAAGGCGCTGGTCGAGCTGCTCAAGGCACTGGCCAAGTTCACGCTAGTACTTTCCGTGGCGCTTGCCGTGCTGTCGGCCAAGGTCGACGACCTGCTGGCGATCGCTCATGAGCCGCTGGAGTCGGCGATTATGCACGCGGCCCAGGTGGTTGGCTGGAGCGCCCTGTGGATGGCCTGCGGACTGGTGTTGATTGCGGCGGTGGATGTGCCGTTCCAGCTCTGGGACAACAAGCAGAAGATGATGATGACCAAGCAGGAGGTACGCGACGAATACAAGGACAGTGAGGGCAAGCCCGAGGTCAAGCAGCGTATCCGCCAGTTGCAGCGCGAGATGACCGAGCGGCGGATGATGCAGGCAGTGCCGCAGGCAGACGTGGTGATCACCAACCCGACCCACTTCGCCGTGGCCTTGAAATACGACCCGGCCAAGGGCAATGCGCCAGTGTTGTTGGCCAAGGGCGGTGACTTTACCGCCTTGAAGATTCGCGAGATCGCTCAGGAGCACAAGATCATGCTGCTGGAGTCGCCGGCCCTGACGCGAGCGGTGTTCTATTCCACCGAGCTGGACCAGGAAATCCCGGCCGGGCTGTATCTGGCGGTGGCCCAGGTGCTGGCCTACGTCTACCAGATTCGCCAGTACCAGGCTGGCAAAGGCAAGCGCCCGGCGCCGTTGCCGGATTTGCCGATCCCGACGGATTTACGCCGCGACGAGTAG
- the flhA gene encoding flagellar biosynthesis protein FlhA, giving the protein MVGNVRSNLSGLRQGNLGIPLMLLVMLGMVMLPIPPFLLDVLFTFSIALSIVVLLVGIYALRPLDFAVFPTILLAATLLRLALNVASTRVVLLNGHDGHGAAGQVIQAFGEVVIGGNYVVGIVVFAILMIINFVVVTKGAGRISEVSARFTLDAMPGKQMAIDADLNAGLIEQAEAKIRRSEVSQEADFYGSMDGASKFVRGDAIAGLLILFINLIGGIAIGIFQHDLSFADAGKVYTLLTIGDGLVAQIPSLLLSTAAAIMVTRVSSSEDMGAQVNRQMFASPRALAVAAAIMIAMGLVPGMPHFSFISLGLVAAGGAYWIANKQRQVKEEEVHEVQRQQELLPAQRAQEVKELGWDDVMPVDMVGLEVGYRLIPLVDRNQGGQLLARIKGVRKKLSQEMGFLMPSVHIRDNLDLQPSAYRLTLMGVSVAEAEVYPDRELAINPGQVFGALNGVAAKDPAFGLEAVWIDPGQRDQAQSLGYTVVDASTVVATHLNQVLHKHAHELLGHEEVQQLMQLLAKSSPKLAEELVPGLVSLSTLLKVLQALLQEQVPVRDIRTIAEAIANVAPKSQDPAAMVAAVRVALARAIVQSIVGLELELPVITLEPRLEQILLNSLQKAGQGSEEGILLEPGMAEKLQRSLVEAAQRQEMLGKPVILLVAGPVRAMLSRFARLAVPSVHVLAYQEIPDNKQVTIVATVGQN; this is encoded by the coding sequence ATGGTCGGCAACGTGCGCAGCAATCTGTCGGGGTTGCGTCAGGGCAATCTGGGCATCCCCTTGATGCTGCTGGTCATGCTCGGCATGGTCATGCTGCCGATTCCGCCGTTCCTGCTCGACGTGTTGTTTACCTTCAGCATCGCCCTGTCAATCGTGGTGCTGCTGGTCGGTATCTATGCCTTGCGTCCGCTGGATTTCGCGGTATTCCCGACTATTTTGCTGGCGGCAACCTTGCTCCGCCTAGCGCTGAACGTCGCGTCCACCCGCGTGGTATTGCTCAACGGCCATGACGGTCATGGCGCGGCGGGGCAGGTGATCCAGGCCTTCGGTGAGGTGGTGATCGGCGGTAACTATGTGGTCGGTATCGTGGTGTTCGCCATTCTCATGATCATCAACTTCGTGGTGGTGACCAAGGGTGCCGGGCGGATTTCCGAAGTCAGCGCGCGTTTTACCCTGGACGCCATGCCTGGCAAGCAGATGGCCATCGACGCGGACCTGAATGCCGGCCTGATCGAACAGGCGGAAGCCAAGATACGCCGCTCCGAAGTGTCCCAGGAGGCTGATTTCTACGGCTCGATGGACGGTGCCAGCAAGTTCGTGCGTGGCGATGCTATCGCCGGCCTGTTGATTCTGTTCATCAACCTGATCGGCGGCATTGCTATCGGTATCTTCCAGCACGACTTGAGTTTTGCCGATGCAGGCAAGGTCTATACCCTGCTGACCATTGGCGACGGCCTGGTCGCCCAGATTCCCTCGCTGCTGCTGTCGACCGCCGCGGCGATCATGGTCACCCGCGTCTCCAGTTCGGAAGACATGGGCGCCCAGGTCAATCGGCAGATGTTCGCCTCGCCGCGCGCCCTGGCCGTGGCGGCGGCGATCATGATCGCCATGGGTCTGGTGCCCGGCATGCCGCATTTTTCCTTCATCAGTCTCGGTCTGGTTGCCGCCGGCGGCGCCTATTGGATCGCCAACAAGCAGCGCCAGGTCAAGGAAGAGGAAGTGCATGAGGTTCAACGTCAGCAGGAGCTGCTGCCGGCCCAGCGCGCCCAGGAGGTCAAGGAACTCGGCTGGGACGATGTCATGCCAGTGGACATGGTCGGCCTGGAGGTCGGCTACCGGCTGATTCCGCTGGTCGACCGCAACCAGGGTGGCCAGTTGCTCGCGCGGATCAAGGGCGTGCGCAAGAAGCTTTCGCAGGAGATGGGCTTTCTCATGCCCTCGGTGCATATCCGCGACAACCTCGATCTGCAGCCCAGCGCCTATCGCTTGACCTTGATGGGCGTCAGCGTGGCGGAGGCCGAGGTTTACCCGGATCGCGAATTGGCGATCAATCCGGGTCAGGTATTCGGCGCCCTCAACGGGGTTGCCGCCAAAGATCCGGCGTTCGGCCTGGAAGCGGTATGGATCGACCCGGGCCAGCGCGATCAGGCGCAATCGCTGGGCTACACCGTGGTCGATGCCAGTACGGTGGTCGCGACCCACCTCAACCAGGTCTTGCACAAGCATGCGCATGAGCTGCTCGGTCACGAGGAAGTGCAGCAGCTCATGCAGTTGCTGGCGAAAAGTTCGCCGAAGCTGGCCGAGGAGCTGGTGCCGGGCCTGGTGTCGCTGTCGACCCTGCTCAAGGTGCTGCAGGCGCTGCTGCAGGAACAGGTGCCGGTGCGCGACATCCGTACCATCGCCGAAGCCATCGCCAACGTGGCGCCGAAGAGTCAAGATCCCGCCGCGATGGTCGCGGCAGTGCGGGTCGCCTTGGCTCGGGCCATCGTGCAAAGCATCGTGGGACTAGAGCTGGAGCTGCCTGTGATCACCCTTGAGCCAAGGTTGGAACAGATATTGCTAAACAGTCTACAGAAGGCCGGTCAAGGCTCCGAGGAGGGAATCCTCCTGGAGCCGGGCATGGCCGAGAAGCTGCAGCGTTCCCTGGTGGAAGCAGCGCAGCGCCAGGAAATGCTCGGCAAGCCAGTGATCCTGCTGGTAGCCGGACCGGTTCGGGCGATGCTCTCGCGGTTTGCACGGTTGGCAGTGCCGAGTGTGCATGTGCTGGCTTACCAGGAAATCCCGGACAACAAGCAGGTCACCATCGTCGCTACGGTGGGACAGAATTAA
- the flhF gene encoding flagellar biosynthesis protein FlhF — MQVKRFFAADMRQAMKLVRDELGADASIIGNRRVAGGVELTAALDYQIPAAPARQPNAALEAELRQTQARIASAQAELVTRTQADASKDRQLFAEEPVAPLDDLDTALRTAAPAPMTSGDQGALEAMRSELHGLRELLEGQLGSMAWGQMQTRRPQQANLWRRLQRMGLPAELSRVLLERVANVAEPRQAWGMLLAHLAHAIQTPQQEPLEEGGVIALVGPAGMGKTTTLAKLAARYVLKYGAQHVALVSLDSYRIGAQEQLKTLGRILNVPVTLVDPGQSLTQALAPLARKRVVLIDSAGLPASDPALRMQLETLASRGIKAKNYLVLAATSQSQVLKAAYHSYKRCGLSGCILTKLDEATSLGEVLGLAIGQRLPVAYLTDGPRIPDDLQVPRSHQLVSRAVGLQSAEDPSEDTMAEMFAGLYQHPARRAG; from the coding sequence ATGCAGGTCAAACGCTTTTTCGCTGCCGATATGCGCCAAGCCATGAAGCTGGTTCGCGATGAGCTGGGCGCGGACGCCTCGATCATCGGTAACCGCCGGGTTGCCGGCGGTGTTGAGCTGACCGCCGCACTGGACTACCAGATACCCGCCGCCCCTGCTCGGCAACCGAACGCGGCGCTGGAAGCCGAGTTGCGCCAGACGCAAGCCCGTATCGCCTCGGCGCAGGCCGAGCTGGTCACACGTACCCAAGCTGACGCCAGCAAGGACCGCCAGCTGTTCGCCGAAGAGCCGGTGGCGCCGCTCGACGATCTGGATACCGCCCTGCGTACGGCTGCGCCAGCGCCAATGACCAGCGGCGACCAGGGCGCGCTCGAGGCCATGCGCTCCGAGTTGCACGGTTTGCGCGAGTTGCTCGAAGGGCAGCTGGGCTCCATGGCCTGGGGGCAGATGCAGACGCGTCGGCCGCAGCAGGCCAATCTCTGGCGGCGTCTGCAGCGCATGGGCTTGCCCGCCGAGTTGTCGCGGGTGTTGCTCGAGCGTGTGGCGAATGTCGCCGAGCCGCGCCAGGCCTGGGGCATGTTGCTCGCTCACCTGGCCCATGCGATTCAAACGCCGCAGCAGGAGCCGCTGGAAGAGGGCGGGGTGATTGCCCTGGTCGGTCCTGCTGGTATGGGTAAAACTACAACCCTGGCCAAGCTGGCTGCGCGTTATGTGCTCAAGTATGGCGCTCAGCATGTTGCCCTGGTCAGTCTGGACAGCTATCGGATTGGCGCCCAGGAACAACTGAAGACCCTGGGGCGTATCCTCAATGTACCGGTGACCCTGGTCGACCCCGGTCAGTCGCTGACCCAGGCTCTGGCCCCCCTGGCGCGCAAGCGCGTGGTATTGATCGATAGCGCCGGTTTGCCGGCCAGCGATCCCGCCCTGCGCATGCAGCTGGAAACCCTGGCCAGTCGCGGCATCAAGGCCAAGAATTACCTGGTCCTGGCGGCTACCAGCCAGAGCCAGGTGCTCAAGGCCGCCTACCACAGCTACAAGCGCTGCGGTCTTTCCGGCTGCATCCTGACCAAGCTGGATGAGGCCACTAGCCTCGGCGAGGTTTTAGGTCTGGCTATTGGCCAGCGTCTACCGGTAGCCTATCTCACTGATGGGCCACGGATTCCGGATGATTTGCAGGTGCCGCGCAGCCATCAACTGGTGAGCCGTGCGGTGGGACTGCAAAGCGCCGAGGACCCGAGCGAAGATACAATGGCCGAGATGTTCGCCGGGCTTTATCAACATCCGGCGCGGCGCGCCGGTTAA